The following proteins come from a genomic window of Primulina huaijiensis isolate GDHJ02 unplaced genomic scaffold, ASM1229523v2 scaffold40265, whole genome shotgun sequence:
- the LOC140969179 gene encoding vacuolar iron transporter 1, protein MAQELNTSLLNQHKEKHFTAGEIVRDIIIGVSDGLTVPFALAAGLSGANASSAIILTAGIAEVAAGAISMGLGGYLAAKSEADHYMRELKREQEEIVAVPDTEAAEVAEILSEYGIQPHEYTPVVNALRKNPQAWLDFMMKFELGLEKPDPKRALHSALTIAIAYIVGGIVPLIPYMFIPTARRAVLASVVVTLIALLIFGYAKGHFTGSKPIRSALQTAFIGAIASAAAFGLAKVVQG, encoded by the exons ATGGCTCAAGAATTGAACACGTCTTTGTTGAACCAACACAAAGAGAAGCATTTCACTGCTGGCGAAATTGTTCGTGACATAATCATAGGAGTGTCCGATGGTCTCACGGTTCCGTTCGCACTCGCAGCAGGCCTGTCAGGCGCTAACGCATCCTCCGCCATCATTCTCACCGCAGGAATAGCCGAGGTTGCCGCTGGAGCTATCTCCATGGGTCTTGGAGG TTATCTTGCAGCAAAAAGCGAGGCTGATCATTATATGAGGGAGCTCAAGAGAGAACAAGAGGAGATTGTTGCTGTCCCTGATACAG AAGCTGCCGAGGTTGCAGAAATACTATCAGAGTATGGGATTCAGCCTCATGAATACACACCAGTAGTGAATGCTCTCAGGAAGAACCCACAGGCTTGGCTTGATTTTATGATGAA ATTTGAACTGGGATTGGAGAAGCCAGATCCAAAGAGAGCCCTCCACAGTGCACTGACAATTGCCATCGCTTACATAGTCGGAGGAATAGTGCCACTCATCCCTTACATGTTCATCCCAACGGCACGGAGAGCTGTGTTAGCGTCTGTCGTCGTAACTCTAATCGCTTTACTTATATTTGGGTATGCAAAAGGCCATTTTACTGGGAGCAAACCCATTCGCAGTGCTCTCCAGACTGCGTTTATTGGGGCTATTGCATCTGCTGCTGCTTTTGGTTTGGCTAAAGTTGTACAAGGATGA